The Plasmodium knowlesi strain H genome assembly, chromosome: 14 region GTAGTTAaaaacgtttttttctttttttttttttttttctctgttcaTCCTTTTAACAGACGAGAAACGTTCAACCACCTAAACAGATGGCTAGATGAAGTTCGACAGAATTCAAACCCACATATGGCTATTATTCTGGTGGGGAATAAATGCGATTTGGAGAGAAGAGAAGTTTCAGCTGAGGAAGGGGCACAATTTGCTAGACAAAATGGattaatatttttagaaACTTCAGCCAAAACGgcgaaaaatgtggaagaagtaGGCAGCAATTTTTATAACGTCATGTTGCATAAATCAAATGGTGTACACGAAGTTCAGTTTATAcgatatgtttttttttttcttttttttcggttCCCTCTTCCCTCTTTTTATAGGCCTTCATTTACACcgcaagaaaaatatatgataaCATCTTGGAGGACGTGTATGACCTAAGCAACGAGTCATACGGAATTAAATATGGGCCCACCAGCCAATACTCAAGGGTGAAATTAGGTAAGCTCTTTTCCAGCGGATGTGTGTTCCTTCTACCTTGTATGAGTTTGTCACCCGCTAGAAATGTGGACGAGCTCGTGTGTGTACACATTcctatgcatacatatgcatgtcggtgttccttcccctctcCTTAAGACATGCCCTCGATGCCGGAATCAAGATCATCCTTCGGCTGTTGTTAACCTTTTGTTGTAACTAATGGCCTGCTTTTTTACAGTATTTCGATATCTTTTATGATATCCATTTGATAGCCGTGTTGATATTTATTTGATATCCATGTTGATATCCATCGTGATATCCATTTTGATAACTTACCTTCTTTGTaattaaacatttttcatAAAGAAAGCGAAAATTgggtagtttttttttttttttttaaagttatattttaatgaaaaattattacatgATTTAACGCCTTGTTCTtggttcttttcttctcacctttttttcttttttagtatatgtatattaatTTGTCCATTTTCATTCAAAATTGCAAGTTTTACCctctttgctttttttttttttttttttttttttttttttttttacttcgaAATtacttaaaatatatttattaaaatttaaaataaggaagaaatgaagaaaagaagaagtcgCAAAGTATTCGCacctttcccattttgtttttcccgcACCCGTTTCACGTCCCTCAGTGAAGGGAagtatattttaaaaatataactgGGAAAAATGTTATACGGTGTTTTGCGTATGTATACCATGTGGGAAGTACCACGTGATGGTGTTACATTTGCTTTACTTAAAAATGGGACGTAAAAAttggaaacgaaaaaaaaaggaaacaactTCACGGTGTGTATTATATGCATGTAGAGCACACGTaacttaaaaagaaagaagaatatgtAATGACAATAATGAGGCGTGTGTGCCAAAAAATGTGttgattttttatatgtttaAATGTTTATTTTCATTCCCAATTGTTTATGTTcaactatttttatttatttttttgtgtgtgcgcCCAAAATTCCAtgctgtccttttttttcccattttgacATTTTAAACTGATTATTCTTGAGCACTTTAAATAGCTTCATAACTGTATACGCTGTAGTTACACATAAAGTCATTTTCGAAAACGTCGTCGAAGTAATTATCATCAAAATCGCTATCCGTAAAATCATTCGCGCTAATGTCATCATCACTGTAGTCGCTGGAGCAATCGTACGAAGAGGAATAGTTCTCGTTTAAGTAATTTTCGCAGTACAAATTTTGCGTCATTGTTGTTTCTGAGTTATAaatttcatatattttattttttctttttcgtttctttctCTGTGTGTGTTTTATTTCTGCATCCGTTTGGTCCgattcttcttcctgtttGCTTAGGCTACATGCCTCTCGtttgtctttttctctttcaagTTGCTCATCGTAGTAACTTTGTGGAGATACATCAATTGCTATATctgcacatttatttttttcttcatttaagTGATGATTcaaaaatttatattcctCGGAATTTTTATACGTAGTTGCATTTACATAGCCATTATAAAGGTAGCAATTTTTTATGCTCTCATTCACTTCGTCTTCGTCATATTCTAGGGTTTCTAAAGATGGTATGTCATTATCTAAGTATGAATTGCTCTTTAagtcttcattttcattcgCCCCCCCACAATCGCTTGACTGCGTGCTGTTACAATTCGATTCGCACGTAGAATCATTATTCTTCGACAGAAAGGAGCCATTGAATGGTGTCTGTATGTGTGTTTCATTATATAGATCAATTATATAATGATCATTTGAATTTGATGAGCAAATGTTTTCATGTGTGCTTTTCCTTGATTTATTTGTCACTccgttattttttctttttttataacaacGTGGTGTTGCGATGCTGTacttgtccatttttgtgctgatcattttatttttaaaaaagaaatcacaAATGGGAACTTTTAAACCACTAATCTTGTAGTATTCATTACACAGCTTCATGATTGCATTGCTATTATTTACACATTTCGCCcacaattttataatttgggTTGTCACTCCGTTTAATAATTTGTGGATGTTACCCGTACGTATCAGTTTGAGAAGCAATTTAAGTGCTCGCTTTATTGTTCTGAACCTTAAGGCTGCTTTTCGCAAGCCCCTCTTTCCCAACAGCATGTTTGGCACCTTCGAAAGCTGTTTCCACAGCATCTTCATACGCTTGTTATaaagaattaattttttcctgtagCTTGAACCATAATACTGCATTTTACAAAGAATTGAACGGCAAAAAGGGGTGAAATAAACAACTGGGTGCGTTGGTAGACTGATAAACGAATGAATGAATAAAGGGAAGATTTATAACAAAATGgttttatttaaaaacttGAAAAGTAGGCTTTTAAAGGAACTTAAACAAAGTAACTAAAAAACATGTAGGCCCGGCCATTCGCTTAAGCACTGTTATCAAATTGgtgtatttttaattaaggCTTAAAATATAGGCGCACAGGTATACATACTTTTACGTAAGTAAACGCATGTACGAATATAAGACTTTAAAATGCAGTAAATTCTTCACATAAGAATAACAAATttaagacaaaaaaaaaaaaaaaacgcaaaaaaaagatgatttttttttttttttttaaacaatatATTTACGGCACcaaacgtttttttctttttatgaatAACTGAAAATCACTTGTaagtggaaaaagagaagccTGAAGAATCAAATCAAGTACACAgatctacaaaaaaaagaaaggaaaaaattagatcatttcaaaaaaaaaaaaaaagaaaagaaaattttcaactttaagaatatatataatgtgaatttatatatatattttttaattaactagctttttttttgtaaattttttttctacaaattatatatattttccgtgtgcaaaagaaaaaaaaaaaaaaaaaaaaaaaaaaagagccttACACTTACATATTATTTGGCTTGAACGaactttaaaataaaattttgttaagATTTGTCATTTTAATAGGGAAACTATATAACAAAATTTGCTCATTTTACACGAACCCGTTTTAAATATAACCCCCGCATACTCATATATTGTATAGGTGTGAAGTTTAAACAACTTTCCCCTATACCCCTTTCGCTAGCTTTCTgcttaaaaatgtaaaatgtgaagaacttttttctgttcattttacAAGAATTATTACGAATGGTTCACATAAAGAGGACCTTTATAAATTATTTCGAAAGGCTCAATAGAAATGTGTGTAATTTCcgttccttatttttaattttccacgAGAGAATGAGACCCCATTCGCGCACGAGCACACGAAAGAGCGAATGAACACACGAGGAGAAAATCTTTTAAATTATTGAACTTTTCAATTTAGTTCATCTCattaaatatacacataaacaatttttttctgttaaatattttcttttctcctatCCGCAAGAACTGAAACTGttttaagcaaaaaaaaaatcacaacaCCGGATGTATTGTAAACAACATCTCTATGTGCTGCCAAGCGTGAACGTACACTTTTCCCTCatcaaaaaatttacaaaagttTATATTTTGTTACAGAAGACGTTTTTTGGCTATCCaacgcagaaaaaatatatatacattggTTAAATATTCGTGAGCTcgtgcaaaaatatatataatatattaattttttagatTGTTCTTAGTTTTGCGCTATCCTATAGAATTCATCTGATAAATGctttatttatatttgttctttgttttttcccttttattaaAACATATTAAATAATCTCTCACAGAATGCACATATAACACAATTTTACATGAAGATTATTATCCCATTTTTCaccaaagtgaaaaaaagcaaatacTATTTTATTGCATTGCACATaatatttaattttctccTAATTGTGTACTTGGTTTGTACACTttataatataaaaagagATTATACCTGAAGAAATATTCATCTTCGGCAATTGTAAATTAGGATTAACGACCGTTTCTTACGTAACCCTCTCATTGACTACTTACCTAATAACAACTGCTTCTATGCTTTTTGCGCTATGTTTCATGTTACACGCATTTACACCTAATTTCTTTCTGAAATCGTGAAACTAATAACATAAAATGCGCGtataaaatgaaacaaaaagaacctaaaagtaaatttttcgcttacacatataaatatgtttctacgtttttaaataaaattatccgCTTTTTTTGTCTCGACGCTTCCTCAAAAATAAACGggaaaaataacatgaaaGTGGTTTTCGCAAATA contains the following coding sequences:
- a CDS encoding ras-related protein Rab-2, putative, yielding MSPYEYLFKYIIIGDTGVGKSCLLLQFTDKRFRADHDLTIGVEFGARLINLDNKQIKLQIWDTAGQESFRSITRSYYRGAAGALLVYDITRRETFNHLNRWLDEVRQNSNPHMAIILVGNKCDLERREVSAEEGAQFARQNGLIFLETSAKTAKNVEEAFIYTARKIYDNILEDVYDLSNESYGIKYGPTSQYSRVKLDMPSMPESRSSFGCC